A genomic region of Papaver somniferum cultivar HN1 chromosome 7, ASM357369v1, whole genome shotgun sequence contains the following coding sequences:
- the LOC113297531 gene encoding pentatricopeptide repeat-containing protein At3g18110, chloroplastic-like isoform X2, with protein MQSTGVLTFPTIPSSLCVKHHQSSKSRTYKVSWNRALEIYEWLSLRHWYSPNARMLATMLSVLGKANQESLAVELFTRAESGVGNTIQVYNAMMGVYSRKGQFSKVQELLKLMKERGCEPDLVSFNTLINARAKSGSMLPGSAIELLNEVRRSGLRPDIITYNTLISACSRGSNLEEAVKIYNDLEASYCQPDLWTYNAMISVYGRFEMAREAEQLFKELESKGFFADAVTYNSFVYAFAREGNVGKVREICEQMVEAGFAKDEMTYNTIIHMYGKWGQHDLAYQTYKDMKLSRCNPDAVTYTVLIDSLGKANRVSEAADVMSEMLHTGVKPTLRTFSALICGYAKAGMRVEAGETFGCMVRSGIKPDHLAYSVMMDVLFRFSETKKGMELYEQMVRDGSKPDQGLYEVMIQALMKENNEDEVERVVRDMEEVCGMSPEIISSLLIKGECHEYAAKMLRLAVSQGYEPDSETLLSVLVSSCSSGRSQEAHALLDTLKGFAPRFDHVITEASILILCKDNQLDAALEEYNKTRFGVFNGVCSVYESLIQSCVGSESFAQGSQIYSDMKYYGVEPSQNLYRSLVHTYCKLGFPETAHHLVDQAESLGIVFDELSVYVELIETYGELNLCPRAESLVGRLRLNKSSVDRKIWNALIHAYATNGLYEQARAVFSTMMRDGPSPTLETINGLMQALIVDGRLDELYVVIQELQDMGFKISKSSILMMLDAFARAGNIFEVKKIYSGMKAAGYLPTMHLYRSMIGLLSRGKQVRDVEVMVMEMEEAGFKADLSILNSLLRMYTAIGDFKKASKVYQTIQEAGFKPDEDTYNTLILMYSRDLRPGEGLSLLENMERQGLSPKMDTYKSLISACGKQQLWEQAENLFEQVRSRGCKLDRSMYHMMMKIYRDSANHLKAESLLVQMKENGVEPTIATMHLLMVSYSSAGQPKEAENVLESLKTLNLDLSTLPYSSVIDAYFKNGDYNLGIQKLYEMKKDGLEPDNRIWTCFIRAASLSQRTSEAMVILNSLADTGFDLPIRLLTGKQETLVVEMDNLLEQLGPLDDNAAFNFVNAVEDLLWAFERRATASWVLQLAIKKKVYRHDIFRVSDKDWGADFRKLSPGAALVGLTLWLDHMQDASLQGSPESPKSVVLITGTAEYNMVSLNNTLKAYLWEIGSPFLPCKTRSGLLVAKAHSLRMWLKDSPFCFDLELKDAPSLPESNSMQLNEGYFMRTGLVPVLKEINERLGEVRPKKFSRLALLSEDRREKAIQADIDGRREKLEKMKAKRGFVSPSKKSSSPRKVTRGKVPSNGNIRLTKKRE; from the exons ATGCAAAGCACAGGGGTTCTCACCTTTCCAACAATCCCCTCTTCTCTATGCGTTAAGCATCATCAATCTTCCAAATCTCGCACTTACAAG GTAAGTTGGAATCGAGCTTTGGAGATTTATGAATGGTTGAGTCTTCGCCATTGGTATTCTCCAAATGCTCGAATGCTTGCCACTATGTTATCTGTTCTTGGAAAGGCGAATCAAGAGAGTTTAGCTGTAGAATTATTTACCAGGGCAGAGTCTGGAGTTGGAAATACTATTCAAGTTTATAATGCAATGATGGGTGTTTACTCGCGTAAAGGTCAGTTCTCTAAGGTCCAAGAACTGCTAAAATTAATGAAGGAACGGGGTTGCGAGCCGGATCTTGTGAGTTTCAACACTCTGATAAATGCCCGGGCAAAGTCGGGTTCTATGTTGCCTGGATCAGCAATTGAACTTCTTAATGAGGTTAGGAGATCAGGTCTACGGCCAGATATAATTACTTATAACACTTTGATCAGTGCTTGTTCTCGTGGGTCAAATTTAGAAGAGGCAGTGAAAATTTACAATGATTTGGAGGCTTCGTACTGCCAACCTGATCTTTGGACTTATAACGCGATGATCTCAGTTTATGGCCGATTTGAAATGGCTAGAGAGGCAGAGCAGCTGTTTAAGGAACTTGAGTCAAAAGGTTTTTTTGCGGATGCTGTTACTTATAATTCTTTTGTATACGCGTTTGCTAGAGAGGGGAATGTTGGAAAAGTGAGAGAGATTTGTGAACAGATGGTAGAAGCAGGGTTTGCTAAAGATGAGATGACATATAACACCATTATCCACATGTATGGAAAGTGGGGCCAGCATGACTTGGCATATCAGACATACAAGGATATGAAATTATCAAGATGTAATCCCGATGCAGTTACTTACACTGTGCTGATTGATTCACTTGGTAAAGCAAATAGGGTTTCAGAGGCAGCGGATGTGATGTCCGAGATGTTACATACAGGAGTTAAACCAACTTTGCGGACTTTTAGCGCTTTAATTTGTGGGTACGCCAAGGCTGGTATGCGGGTTGAGGCTGGAGAGACATTTGGTTGTATGGTTAGGTCTGGAATTAAACCTGACCATCTGGCATACTCTGTCATGATGGATGTTTTGTTTAGGTTTAGTGAGACGAAGAAGGGTATGGAATTGTATGAGCAGATGGTCCGTGATGGATCAAAGCCAGATCAAGGCCTCTATGAGGTCATGATCCAAGCTCTAATGAAGGAGAACAACGAAGACGAGGTTGAGAGGGTGGTGAGAGACATGGAAGAGGTATGTGGAATGAGCCCAGAGAttatttcttctcttcttataaAAGGGGAATGTCATGAATATGCTGCTAAAATGTTGAGATTGGCTGTTAGTCAGGGATATGAACCAGATAGTGAGACATTGTTATCTGTTTTGGTTTCTTCTTGCTCCTCAGGCAGGAGTCAAGAAGCTCATGCGTTACTTGATACTCTAAAGGGTTTTGCTCCCagatttgatcatgtgataactGAAGCTTCAATTCTAATACTCTGCAAGGATAACCAATTGGATGCGGCACTGGAAGAATACAACAAAACAAGGTTTGGTGTGTTTAATGGGGTTTGTTCTGTTTACGAATCTCTAATTCAGTCCTGTGTAGGTTCAGAATCCTTTGCCCAGGGTTCACAGATATATAGCGACATGAAATACTATGGTGTGGAACCTTCGCAAAATCTTTATCGGAGTTTAGTGCATACGTACTGTAAGTTGGGCTTCCCTGAAACAGCTCACCATTTAGTTGATCAGGCTGAAAGTCTTGGGATTGTATTTGATGAACTCTCCGTGTATGTTGAATTGATTGAGACATATGGAGAGTTGAATTTATGCCCAAGGGCAGAAAGCTTGGTAGGAAGACTTAGACTGAACAAGTCCAGCGTTGATCGGAAAATCTGGAATGCACTTATACATGCTTATGCTACTAATGGTCTCTATGAGCAAGCTAGGGCTGTGTTTAGTACGATGATGAGAGATGGTCCTTCTCCTACATTAGAAACTATTAACGGTCTCATGCAAGCTTTGATCGTAGATGGGAGGTTAGACGAGCTCTATGTGGTCATCCAAGAGTTGCAAGATATGGGTTTTAAGATATCTAAAAGTTCCATTCTTATGATGCTTGATGCCTTCGCAAGAGCAGGAAATATATTTGAGGTAAAAAAGATATACAGTGGAATGAAGGCAGCTGGATATTTACCAACCATGCATCTTTATAGGAGTATGATAGGGTTGTTGTCTCGAGGAAAACAAGTTAGGGATGTTGAGGTGATGGTCATGGAGATGGAAGAAGCTGGATTCAAGGCTGATCTTTCAATCCTCAACTCCCTGCTTAGAATGTATACCGCGATCGGGGACTTCAAGAAGGCAAGTAAAGTATACCAAACTATTCAGGAAGCAGGATTTAAACCTGACGAGGATACTTACAATACATTAATATTGATGTACTCGAGAGATCTTCGACCAGGAGAAGGATTATCTCTGTTGGAAAATATGGAACGACAAGGATTGAGTCCTAAGATGGATACCTATAAAAGCCTAATTTCAGCATGTGGTAAGCAGCAACTATGGGAACAAGCAGAAAATCTTTTTGAACAGGTGCGATCAAGAGGATGCAAATTGGATCGGTCAATGTAtcatatgatgatgaagatatacAGGGATTCTGCCAACCATTTAAAGGCTGAAAGTTTACTAGTACAAATGAAAGAGAATGGTGTAGAACCTACCATTGCCACTATGCACTTGCTTATGGTCTCATATAGCAGTGCAGGACAACCTAAGGAGGCTGAAAATGTGCTTGAGAGTTTGAAAACTTTGAATCTGGATCTGAGCACATTACCCTACAGTTCCGTTATTGATGCATATTTCAAGAATGGGGACTATAACTTGGGTATTCAAAAGCTATATGAGATGAAGAAGGATGGTCTAGAACCAGATAATAGAATATGGACTTGCTTCATCAGAGCTGCTAGTTTATCTCAGCGAACAAGTGAAGCCATGGTCATCCTAAATTCACTAGCTGATACTGGGTTTGATCTCCCAATTAG GCTTCTAACAGGAAAACAGGAGACTTTAGTTGTGGAAATGGACAATCTACTCGAGCAGTTAGGTCCATTGGATGATAATGCTGCATTTAACTTTGTGAATGCAGTAGAGGATCTGTTGTGGGCATTTGAGCGTCGAGCCACCGCTTCATGGGTTTTACAACTGGCaatcaaaaaaaaagtttatcGCCATGACATTTTCAG GGTTTCTGACAAGGACTGGGGAGCTGATTTCCGAAAGCTATCCCCTGGTGCTGCTCTAGTTGGTCTTACGTTATGGCTGGACCACATGCAG GATGCATCTTTACAAGGTTCCCCTGAATCCCCGAAATCAGTTGTTTTGATAACAGGGACTGCGGAATACAATATGGTTTCACTAAACAACACATTGAAGGCATACCTTTGGGAGATTGGCTCCCCATTCCTTCCTTGTAAAACTCGGAGTGGACTCCTTGTAGCAAAAGCCCATTCCCTTCGAATGTGGCTGAAGGACTCTCCATTTTGCTTCGACCTTGAGTTGAAAGATGCCCCATCTCTCCCCGAGTCAAATTCAATGCAGCTTAATGAGGGATATTTTATGAG
- the LOC113297531 gene encoding pentatricopeptide repeat-containing protein At3g18110, chloroplastic-like isoform X1 — MQSTGVLTFPTIPSSLCVKHHQSSKSRTYKVRYRTTTVISSSSSPSSSSTTNTTTTNEEQNQRKFIYSRASPSTRWPHLNLTDENPKKIFQNTQSQSITLPPSNQESIEDNDDLEKESQTQAVNLLDMNDESLEALGRPSRTRAKKMTKLALKRAKDWRQRVQILTDKILRLQPDEFVADVLDDRIVQMSPTDYCFVVKWVGQVSWNRALEIYEWLSLRHWYSPNARMLATMLSVLGKANQESLAVELFTRAESGVGNTIQVYNAMMGVYSRKGQFSKVQELLKLMKERGCEPDLVSFNTLINARAKSGSMLPGSAIELLNEVRRSGLRPDIITYNTLISACSRGSNLEEAVKIYNDLEASYCQPDLWTYNAMISVYGRFEMAREAEQLFKELESKGFFADAVTYNSFVYAFAREGNVGKVREICEQMVEAGFAKDEMTYNTIIHMYGKWGQHDLAYQTYKDMKLSRCNPDAVTYTVLIDSLGKANRVSEAADVMSEMLHTGVKPTLRTFSALICGYAKAGMRVEAGETFGCMVRSGIKPDHLAYSVMMDVLFRFSETKKGMELYEQMVRDGSKPDQGLYEVMIQALMKENNEDEVERVVRDMEEVCGMSPEIISSLLIKGECHEYAAKMLRLAVSQGYEPDSETLLSVLVSSCSSGRSQEAHALLDTLKGFAPRFDHVITEASILILCKDNQLDAALEEYNKTRFGVFNGVCSVYESLIQSCVGSESFAQGSQIYSDMKYYGVEPSQNLYRSLVHTYCKLGFPETAHHLVDQAESLGIVFDELSVYVELIETYGELNLCPRAESLVGRLRLNKSSVDRKIWNALIHAYATNGLYEQARAVFSTMMRDGPSPTLETINGLMQALIVDGRLDELYVVIQELQDMGFKISKSSILMMLDAFARAGNIFEVKKIYSGMKAAGYLPTMHLYRSMIGLLSRGKQVRDVEVMVMEMEEAGFKADLSILNSLLRMYTAIGDFKKASKVYQTIQEAGFKPDEDTYNTLILMYSRDLRPGEGLSLLENMERQGLSPKMDTYKSLISACGKQQLWEQAENLFEQVRSRGCKLDRSMYHMMMKIYRDSANHLKAESLLVQMKENGVEPTIATMHLLMVSYSSAGQPKEAENVLESLKTLNLDLSTLPYSSVIDAYFKNGDYNLGIQKLYEMKKDGLEPDNRIWTCFIRAASLSQRTSEAMVILNSLADTGFDLPIRLLTGKQETLVVEMDNLLEQLGPLDDNAAFNFVNAVEDLLWAFERRATASWVLQLAIKKKVYRHDIFRVSDKDWGADFRKLSPGAALVGLTLWLDHMQDASLQGSPESPKSVVLITGTAEYNMVSLNNTLKAYLWEIGSPFLPCKTRSGLLVAKAHSLRMWLKDSPFCFDLELKDAPSLPESNSMQLNEGYFMRTGLVPVLKEINERLGEVRPKKFSRLALLSEDRREKAIQADIDGRREKLEKMKAKRGFVSPSKKSSSPRKVTRGKVPSNGNIRLTKKRE; from the exons ATGCAAAGCACAGGGGTTCTCACCTTTCCAACAATCCCCTCTTCTCTATGCGTTAAGCATCATCAATCTTCCAAATCTCGCACTTACAAGGTACGTTATAGAACTACTACagtaatttcatcatcatcttctccgtCGTCATCTTCTACTACCAATACTACTACTACTAATGAAGAACAGAATCAAAGAAAATTTATTTATAGTAGAGCTTCACCATCAACAAGATGGCCTCACTTAAACCTCACagatgaaaaccctaaaaaaatatttcaaaatacCCAAAGCCAATCTATAACGTTACCTCCTTCAAATCAAGAATCGATTGAAGATAACGATGATTTAGAGAAAGAATCACAAACACAGGCAGTGAATTTGTTGGATATGAATGATGAATCACTTGAAGCATTAGGAAGACCTAGCAGAACTAGGgcaaaaaaaatgacaaagtTAGCTCTTAAAAGGGCAAAAGATTGGAGACAAAGGGTGCAGATTTTAACGGATAAGATTCTTCGGTTACAACCTGATGAATTTGTTGCGGATGTACTGGATGATAGGATTGTTCAAATGTCTCCTACTGATTATTGCTTCGTTGTGAAATGGGTAGGGCAGGTAAGTTGGAATCGAGCTTTGGAGATTTATGAATGGTTGAGTCTTCGCCATTGGTATTCTCCAAATGCTCGAATGCTTGCCACTATGTTATCTGTTCTTGGAAAGGCGAATCAAGAGAGTTTAGCTGTAGAATTATTTACCAGGGCAGAGTCTGGAGTTGGAAATACTATTCAAGTTTATAATGCAATGATGGGTGTTTACTCGCGTAAAGGTCAGTTCTCTAAGGTCCAAGAACTGCTAAAATTAATGAAGGAACGGGGTTGCGAGCCGGATCTTGTGAGTTTCAACACTCTGATAAATGCCCGGGCAAAGTCGGGTTCTATGTTGCCTGGATCAGCAATTGAACTTCTTAATGAGGTTAGGAGATCAGGTCTACGGCCAGATATAATTACTTATAACACTTTGATCAGTGCTTGTTCTCGTGGGTCAAATTTAGAAGAGGCAGTGAAAATTTACAATGATTTGGAGGCTTCGTACTGCCAACCTGATCTTTGGACTTATAACGCGATGATCTCAGTTTATGGCCGATTTGAAATGGCTAGAGAGGCAGAGCAGCTGTTTAAGGAACTTGAGTCAAAAGGTTTTTTTGCGGATGCTGTTACTTATAATTCTTTTGTATACGCGTTTGCTAGAGAGGGGAATGTTGGAAAAGTGAGAGAGATTTGTGAACAGATGGTAGAAGCAGGGTTTGCTAAAGATGAGATGACATATAACACCATTATCCACATGTATGGAAAGTGGGGCCAGCATGACTTGGCATATCAGACATACAAGGATATGAAATTATCAAGATGTAATCCCGATGCAGTTACTTACACTGTGCTGATTGATTCACTTGGTAAAGCAAATAGGGTTTCAGAGGCAGCGGATGTGATGTCCGAGATGTTACATACAGGAGTTAAACCAACTTTGCGGACTTTTAGCGCTTTAATTTGTGGGTACGCCAAGGCTGGTATGCGGGTTGAGGCTGGAGAGACATTTGGTTGTATGGTTAGGTCTGGAATTAAACCTGACCATCTGGCATACTCTGTCATGATGGATGTTTTGTTTAGGTTTAGTGAGACGAAGAAGGGTATGGAATTGTATGAGCAGATGGTCCGTGATGGATCAAAGCCAGATCAAGGCCTCTATGAGGTCATGATCCAAGCTCTAATGAAGGAGAACAACGAAGACGAGGTTGAGAGGGTGGTGAGAGACATGGAAGAGGTATGTGGAATGAGCCCAGAGAttatttcttctcttcttataaAAGGGGAATGTCATGAATATGCTGCTAAAATGTTGAGATTGGCTGTTAGTCAGGGATATGAACCAGATAGTGAGACATTGTTATCTGTTTTGGTTTCTTCTTGCTCCTCAGGCAGGAGTCAAGAAGCTCATGCGTTACTTGATACTCTAAAGGGTTTTGCTCCCagatttgatcatgtgataactGAAGCTTCAATTCTAATACTCTGCAAGGATAACCAATTGGATGCGGCACTGGAAGAATACAACAAAACAAGGTTTGGTGTGTTTAATGGGGTTTGTTCTGTTTACGAATCTCTAATTCAGTCCTGTGTAGGTTCAGAATCCTTTGCCCAGGGTTCACAGATATATAGCGACATGAAATACTATGGTGTGGAACCTTCGCAAAATCTTTATCGGAGTTTAGTGCATACGTACTGTAAGTTGGGCTTCCCTGAAACAGCTCACCATTTAGTTGATCAGGCTGAAAGTCTTGGGATTGTATTTGATGAACTCTCCGTGTATGTTGAATTGATTGAGACATATGGAGAGTTGAATTTATGCCCAAGGGCAGAAAGCTTGGTAGGAAGACTTAGACTGAACAAGTCCAGCGTTGATCGGAAAATCTGGAATGCACTTATACATGCTTATGCTACTAATGGTCTCTATGAGCAAGCTAGGGCTGTGTTTAGTACGATGATGAGAGATGGTCCTTCTCCTACATTAGAAACTATTAACGGTCTCATGCAAGCTTTGATCGTAGATGGGAGGTTAGACGAGCTCTATGTGGTCATCCAAGAGTTGCAAGATATGGGTTTTAAGATATCTAAAAGTTCCATTCTTATGATGCTTGATGCCTTCGCAAGAGCAGGAAATATATTTGAGGTAAAAAAGATATACAGTGGAATGAAGGCAGCTGGATATTTACCAACCATGCATCTTTATAGGAGTATGATAGGGTTGTTGTCTCGAGGAAAACAAGTTAGGGATGTTGAGGTGATGGTCATGGAGATGGAAGAAGCTGGATTCAAGGCTGATCTTTCAATCCTCAACTCCCTGCTTAGAATGTATACCGCGATCGGGGACTTCAAGAAGGCAAGTAAAGTATACCAAACTATTCAGGAAGCAGGATTTAAACCTGACGAGGATACTTACAATACATTAATATTGATGTACTCGAGAGATCTTCGACCAGGAGAAGGATTATCTCTGTTGGAAAATATGGAACGACAAGGATTGAGTCCTAAGATGGATACCTATAAAAGCCTAATTTCAGCATGTGGTAAGCAGCAACTATGGGAACAAGCAGAAAATCTTTTTGAACAGGTGCGATCAAGAGGATGCAAATTGGATCGGTCAATGTAtcatatgatgatgaagatatacAGGGATTCTGCCAACCATTTAAAGGCTGAAAGTTTACTAGTACAAATGAAAGAGAATGGTGTAGAACCTACCATTGCCACTATGCACTTGCTTATGGTCTCATATAGCAGTGCAGGACAACCTAAGGAGGCTGAAAATGTGCTTGAGAGTTTGAAAACTTTGAATCTGGATCTGAGCACATTACCCTACAGTTCCGTTATTGATGCATATTTCAAGAATGGGGACTATAACTTGGGTATTCAAAAGCTATATGAGATGAAGAAGGATGGTCTAGAACCAGATAATAGAATATGGACTTGCTTCATCAGAGCTGCTAGTTTATCTCAGCGAACAAGTGAAGCCATGGTCATCCTAAATTCACTAGCTGATACTGGGTTTGATCTCCCAATTAG GCTTCTAACAGGAAAACAGGAGACTTTAGTTGTGGAAATGGACAATCTACTCGAGCAGTTAGGTCCATTGGATGATAATGCTGCATTTAACTTTGTGAATGCAGTAGAGGATCTGTTGTGGGCATTTGAGCGTCGAGCCACCGCTTCATGGGTTTTACAACTGGCaatcaaaaaaaaagtttatcGCCATGACATTTTCAG GGTTTCTGACAAGGACTGGGGAGCTGATTTCCGAAAGCTATCCCCTGGTGCTGCTCTAGTTGGTCTTACGTTATGGCTGGACCACATGCAG GATGCATCTTTACAAGGTTCCCCTGAATCCCCGAAATCAGTTGTTTTGATAACAGGGACTGCGGAATACAATATGGTTTCACTAAACAACACATTGAAGGCATACCTTTGGGAGATTGGCTCCCCATTCCTTCCTTGTAAAACTCGGAGTGGACTCCTTGTAGCAAAAGCCCATTCCCTTCGAATGTGGCTGAAGGACTCTCCATTTTGCTTCGACCTTGAGTTGAAAGATGCCCCATCTCTCCCCGAGTCAAATTCAATGCAGCTTAATGAGGGATATTTTATGAG